The following are encoded together in the Rubrobacter aplysinae genome:
- a CDS encoding RibD family protein has protein sequence MPSRTSTTISGSPRNPLVRRLLPEPAELRAEEIYGGLQFPEPPPERPCVALNMVSTADGKITVDGRAGGIGGQVDRLVMRLLRSRVDAVMVGAGTVREEKINLGLPQDLRGMVPEMPEMSERDLLGVVISGSGQVPLDNLVHNAGERLLFLISEGAPDEAVETLSTRGEARRIPEDAGYGTTLAVLRQEYGVRRLLVEGGPGLNRGLIGAGKVDELFLTFAPKLAAGEAANILTGEALEAPAGMRLISVYESGGELYLRYSLQRG, from the coding sequence ATTCCATCGCGGACGAGTACGACGATTTCAGGGTCTCCTAGAAACCCGCTCGTAAGGCGGCTACTTCCAGAGCCGGCAGAGCTCAGGGCGGAGGAGATCTACGGCGGCCTCCAGTTTCCGGAGCCCCCGCCGGAAAGGCCCTGCGTCGCGCTGAACATGGTCTCCACCGCAGACGGCAAGATCACGGTGGACGGCCGCGCGGGCGGTATCGGCGGGCAGGTTGACCGGCTGGTGATGCGCCTGCTGCGCTCCCGCGTAGACGCCGTTATGGTCGGAGCCGGTACCGTAAGGGAAGAGAAGATCAACCTCGGGCTCCCGCAAGACCTGCGCGGGATGGTGCCCGAAATGCCCGAAATGTCTGAAAGAGACCTCCTGGGGGTCGTGATCAGCGGCAGCGGCCAGGTGCCCCTGGATAACCTCGTCCACAACGCCGGGGAGCGGCTGCTGTTCCTGATCTCGGAAGGTGCCCCGGACGAGGCTGTGGAGACACTCTCTACTAGAGGCGAGGCCCGGAGGATACCGGAAGACGCCGGATACGGCACGACGCTCGCGGTGCTGCGGCAGGAGTACGGCGTTAGGCGGCTGCTCGTCGAGGGCGGTCCCGGCCTGAACCGGGGCCTGATCGGGGCCGGCAAGGTCGACGAGCTGTTCCTGACCTTCGCCCCTAAGCTCGCCGCGGGAGAGGCCGCGAACATACTCACGGGAGAGGCTCTAGAAGCTCCGGCCGGTATGCGGCTGATCTCCGTCTACGAGTCCGGTGGCGAGCTGTATCTCAGGTACTCTCTGCAACGTGGTTGA
- the pckA gene encoding phosphoenolpyruvate carboxykinase (ATP), protein MDVAARKRTLERFGLMHLGAVHENLPPARLVEAAVRRREGLLAGNGALAAKTGKRTGRSPKDRFIVEDEATRDTVGWGAVNQPFSSEAFDRILRRATSYLENLDELYVVDAHAGADPEYSLGVQVVAENAWQALFAQQLFRRPKREELDEFEPDWTVISVPGFLCDPERDGTASETFVGLDFSRKVVLVCGTAYAGEIKKSIFGVLNFVLPADQGVFPMHCSANMGEEGDVALFFGLSGTGKTTLSADPSRYLIGDDEHGWSETGIFNFEGGCYAKTIDLSEEKEPQIYHAIRFGAVLENVGIDRKTREVDYTDGSITENTRVAYPLEHIDGAVQSGQGGHPSAVLFLTADAFGVLPPISELSPEQAAYYFLSGYTAKLAGTEADMESEVEATFSTCFGAPFLPLPATTYSRMLSEKLREYGSRCYLINTGWSGGPYGEGERIDIAATREMVRAVIQGRLEPGSTRTEPFFGLNIPEEVPGVPTEILDPRATWTDKEAYDKQAERLASLFRENFLKFEGEVDREVMEAGPSA, encoded by the coding sequence ATGGACGTAGCGGCTCGCAAGAGAACCTTGGAGAGGTTCGGTCTCATGCACCTCGGGGCGGTACACGAGAACCTGCCCCCAGCGCGCCTCGTGGAAGCGGCGGTGCGCAGGAGAGAAGGCTTGTTGGCGGGGAATGGCGCCCTGGCGGCAAAGACCGGAAAACGCACCGGGCGTTCGCCCAAGGACCGTTTTATCGTGGAGGATGAGGCGACCCGCGACACGGTGGGCTGGGGCGCGGTGAACCAGCCTTTCTCTTCCGAGGCCTTCGACAGGATACTCCGCAGGGCGACCTCTTACCTGGAGAACCTCGACGAGCTGTACGTGGTAGACGCCCACGCCGGCGCGGACCCCGAATACAGCCTCGGGGTGCAGGTGGTCGCCGAGAACGCCTGGCAGGCGCTGTTCGCCCAGCAGCTTTTCCGCAGGCCGAAAAGAGAAGAGCTCGACGAGTTCGAGCCGGACTGGACCGTTATCAGCGTACCCGGTTTCCTCTGCGATCCCGAGAGAGACGGGACGGCCTCGGAGACCTTCGTGGGGCTGGACTTCTCTCGAAAGGTCGTGCTGGTGTGTGGCACGGCTTATGCGGGTGAGATCAAGAAATCCATCTTCGGGGTCCTCAACTTCGTGTTGCCGGCGGACCAGGGCGTATTCCCGATGCACTGCTCGGCGAACATGGGCGAGGAGGGGGACGTGGCGCTCTTCTTCGGCCTCTCCGGCACCGGCAAGACCACGCTCTCCGCCGACCCGTCGCGTTACCTCATCGGCGACGACGAGCACGGCTGGTCGGAGACTGGGATCTTCAACTTCGAGGGCGGATGCTACGCCAAGACCATAGACCTCTCCGAAGAGAAAGAGCCCCAGATCTACCACGCCATACGCTTCGGCGCGGTGCTGGAGAACGTGGGCATTGACCGCAAGACCCGCGAGGTCGACTACACGGACGGCTCCATAACCGAGAACACCCGCGTGGCATACCCGCTGGAGCACATAGACGGCGCCGTACAGAGCGGTCAGGGCGGCCATCCGTCCGCCGTCCTCTTCCTGACCGCCGACGCCTTCGGTGTGTTGCCCCCTATCAGTGAGCTATCGCCGGAGCAGGCCGCCTACTACTTCCTCTCCGGCTACACCGCAAAGCTCGCCGGAACCGAGGCGGATATGGAGTCGGAGGTCGAGGCCACCTTCTCCACCTGCTTCGGGGCTCCTTTCCTGCCACTGCCGGCGACCACCTACTCCCGGATGCTCTCGGAGAAGCTGAGGGAGTACGGCAGCCGGTGCTACCTGATCAACACCGGCTGGTCCGGCGGCCCCTACGGTGAAGGCGAGCGTATAGACATAGCCGCAACCCGTGAGATGGTCCGGGCGGTAATACAGGGCAGACTAGAGCCCGGTAGCACCCGCACCGAGCCGTTCTTCGGGCTCAACATCCCCGAGGAGGTGCCGGGCGTGCCGACCGAGATACTGGACCCCCGTGCGACCTGGACCGACAAAGAGGCCTACGATAAACAGGCCGAACGTCTCGCCTCACTCTTCCGGGAGAACTTCCTGAAGTTCGAAGGCGAGGTGGACCGGGAGGTAATGGAGGCCGGACCCTCGGCCTGA
- a CDS encoding ATP-binding protein gives MSEGPYRDLGEGFARLTGVEGVRRAPSRIETVEDALLELVRNAVDSGAGNVYVASVLHARRYRELIVLDDGEGIPEQYRETIFEPGVTTRHLSPSRLAGRTHGAGLSLHHIKEAALSAEVLSTGSTGSPTSIRTVFNTRTLPERSLQSGHDSKKPRRNSRSNLWATLEDLASTPGAPGIFYGSPASVTSLMVHNHIIQEASSIAELDSWCEENLGGGLSKRTLQRVRKGLVAPAERVVKREEAKKSGGDSRAESEPSRAFGGGRLTLDERDLSQIRSIVERAAGESYLEVGEIGCESREGEIIIRARIYEAEEEYED, from the coding sequence GTGTCTGAAGGGCCGTACAGGGATCTCGGCGAGGGCTTCGCCCGGCTGACCGGTGTGGAAGGCGTCCGTCGTGCCCCTTCCCGCATAGAAACGGTAGAGGATGCTCTCCTGGAGCTCGTGCGCAACGCCGTGGACTCGGGGGCCGGGAACGTATATGTCGCCTCCGTACTCCACGCCCGGCGTTACCGGGAGCTGATCGTCCTCGACGACGGGGAGGGAATTCCGGAGCAGTACCGGGAGACGATCTTCGAGCCCGGGGTTACCACCCGGCACCTATCCCCCTCGCGGCTCGCCGGCCGCACCCACGGCGCCGGTCTCTCCCTGCACCACATCAAAGAGGCGGCGCTCTCCGCCGAGGTCCTGTCTACCGGGTCTACCGGCTCTCCGACCTCGATCAGGACGGTCTTCAACACCCGCACGCTGCCCGAACGCTCCCTGCAGTCCGGCCACGATTCCAAAAAACCGCGCCGGAACTCTCGCAGCAACCTGTGGGCCACGCTCGAAGACCTGGCCTCAACTCCCGGGGCCCCCGGAATCTTCTACGGCTCCCCCGCGAGCGTGACATCCCTGATGGTGCATAACCATATAATACAAGAAGCTTCGAGTATAGCGGAGCTTGATTCGTGGTGTGAGGAGAATCTTGGGGGCGGATTATCCAAGAGGACCTTGCAGCGGGTGAGGAAGGGTCTGGTGGCGCCGGCGGAGCGGGTCGTCAAGCGGGAGGAGGCGAAGAAGAGTGGCGGAGACTCCAGGGCGGAGAGTGAGCCTTCGCGAGCCTTCGGAGGCGGCAGACTTACCCTGGATGAGCGGGATCTCTCGCAGATAAGGAGCATCGTGGAGCGGGCGGCCGGCGAGAGTTATCTCGAGGTTGGGGAGATCGGCTGCGAGAGCCGGGAGGGTGAGATCATCATCCGGGCGAGGATCTACGAGGCAGAGGAGGAGTACGAAGATTAG
- a CDS encoding macro domain-containing protein produces MRRSLRGVTVECVKADIAYQPDVDAVVNAANAELVTGGGVAGAIHRAAGPGLERECRPLAPISPGETAVTGAHGLPNRYVIHALGPVYGSDRPEAELLARCYLGSLARAEGLGVSSIAFPALSTGAFGYPLEEAAGVALDAVLGETVRLNSVSLVRFVLFSDRGLAVHEQTLLRLVDG; encoded by the coding sequence GTGCGGAGATCATTGCGGGGAGTAACGGTCGAGTGCGTAAAGGCTGACATCGCCTACCAGCCCGACGTGGACGCCGTCGTAAACGCCGCGAACGCGGAGCTTGTGACCGGGGGCGGCGTGGCCGGAGCCATCCACCGGGCGGCGGGTCCCGGTCTCGAGCGAGAGTGCCGGCCGCTGGCCCCGATCTCACCTGGCGAGACCGCCGTGACCGGGGCCCACGGCCTCCCGAACCGGTACGTGATACACGCCCTGGGCCCCGTCTACGGCTCGGACCGGCCGGAGGCCGAGCTGCTAGCCCGCTGCTACCTGGGCTCTCTGGCCCGCGCCGAAGGGCTAGGTGTTAGCTCCATAGCGTTCCCCGCGCTGTCTACCGGGGCATTCGGCTACCCACTGGAGGAGGCGGCCGGCGTCGCGCTCGACGCGGTGCTCGGCGAGACGGTCCGGCTGAACAGTGTCTCCCTGGTCCGCTTCGTGCTCTTCTCCGACCGGGGGCTCGCCGTCCACGAGCAGACCCTCCTGCGGCTCGTGGACGGCTGA
- the hflX gene encoding GTPase HflX encodes MGLERAVLVGAGENRHMQELARLADTLGVLVVGSLEQNRRDNAAYVGRGKREELAGLVGELEADLVITDDELTASQARNLERVAGGTVVDRTELIIRIFESHASDRASRLEVEFAELEYRLPRVKGRRTALGRIGGVGASARGAARGPGEQQLEYDRRMIRERMDVLRRKLDEERSAREVRSARRRESGPPKVALVGYTNAGKTTILNALSGAERSTDDRLFETLETTTRRIPGGSEHGNDGRDRHDAPNNGQTTGVAETSGAAKARRNGLADTVRPDFIVTDTVGFIRKLPTQLVHSFASTLEATRDADVIVLCADASSEELHDEISTVRRTIADYLGSNGADEAADGESGAENAEAGPRVIVCLNKGDLIRSETLADLLEEYPEAVTISAYHDVSPLLDRVYAAISRDRRRIRILIPHQEYGKAASLYGRAEIHDSESTLEGTLMDVTLPDSIADEYDDFRVS; translated from the coding sequence ATGGGATTAGAGAGAGCGGTGCTCGTCGGTGCGGGCGAGAACCGCCACATGCAGGAGTTAGCGCGCCTGGCGGATACCCTGGGCGTCCTGGTCGTGGGCAGCCTGGAGCAAAACCGCCGCGATAACGCCGCCTACGTGGGACGCGGCAAGCGCGAGGAGCTCGCCGGGCTTGTCGGGGAGCTAGAGGCGGATCTCGTTATCACCGACGACGAGCTGACCGCCTCGCAGGCGCGGAACCTGGAGCGGGTCGCCGGAGGCACGGTGGTGGACCGGACGGAGCTGATCATCCGCATCTTCGAGTCCCACGCCAGTGACCGGGCGAGCCGTCTGGAGGTCGAGTTTGCCGAGCTCGAGTACCGGCTGCCGAGGGTCAAGGGACGCCGCACGGCCCTCGGCCGTATCGGCGGCGTCGGGGCCAGCGCCCGGGGCGCGGCCCGTGGACCGGGCGAGCAGCAGCTAGAGTACGACCGGCGCATGATCCGGGAGCGCATGGACGTGCTCCGGCGCAAGCTGGACGAAGAACGCTCCGCCCGCGAGGTCCGGTCCGCCCGCCGCCGCGAGAGCGGGCCGCCCAAGGTGGCGCTCGTCGGTTACACCAACGCCGGCAAGACCACCATACTAAACGCCCTGAGCGGAGCGGAACGCTCGACAGACGACAGACTCTTCGAGACCCTGGAGACGACCACCCGGAGAATCCCCGGCGGCTCCGAGCACGGCAACGACGGCCGCGATAGACACGACGCGCCGAACAACGGTCAGACCACGGGGGTAGCCGAAACCTCCGGGGCGGCAAAGGCCCGGCGCAACGGCCTCGCGGACACCGTCAGGCCGGATTTTATAGTTACTGACACCGTCGGGTTTATCCGCAAGCTGCCGACCCAGCTCGTGCACTCGTTCGCCAGCACCCTGGAGGCCACCCGCGACGCCGACGTTATAGTGCTCTGCGCCGACGCCTCCAGCGAGGAGCTCCACGACGAGATAAGCACCGTCAGGCGTACCATAGCTGACTATCTCGGCTCGAACGGCGCGGATGAGGCGGCCGATGGGGAAAGTGGCGCGGAGAATGCGGAGGCCGGGCCCCGCGTTATCGTGTGTCTGAACAAGGGAGATCTGATCCGCTCGGAGACGCTCGCGGACCTCTTGGAAGAGTACCCGGAGGCGGTGACGATCAGCGCCTACCACGACGTGAGCCCGCTGCTCGACAGGGTATACGCCGCGATCTCCCGCGACCGGCGCAGGATCAGGATACTCATCCCGCACCAGGAGTATGGCAAGGCGGCGAGCCTGTACGGCCGGGCCGAGATACACGACTCCGAGAGCACCCTCGAGGGTACGCTCATGGACGTAACGCTGCCGGATTCCATCGCGGACGAGTACGACGATTTCAGGGTCTCCTAG